One region of Girardinichthys multiradiatus isolate DD_20200921_A chromosome 1, DD_fGirMul_XY1, whole genome shotgun sequence genomic DNA includes:
- the tmco4 gene encoding transmembrane and coiled-coil domain-containing protein 4, which produces MEEKQSHGDADLSPDPGGAGTEDHGPEKMISRQLTEQSRFAFAALCGVSLGQLFVGSENSVFKEQYLQGLVQWLDLDESVMPVMGAFLSGLGFEGIDTFLSILQADPLVAAGATPIIQDLVSLSVKDGQYDARARVLIRHVGCLLRVSLQQLEEFEETLGERLREAGVESEEESSRRRKRERGRKLRRYLLIGLATVGGGTVIGVTGGLAAPLVAAGAGAVLGAGGAAALGSAAGIAIMASLFGAAGAGLTGYKMNKCVGAIEEFEFRPMSSGKHLHLTVAVTGWLCSGKYSSFQAPWCSLGECGEQYCLVWESRFLRDLGSTMTSLLDGLVSVVAQEALKYTVLSGIVTALTWPASLLAAASVIDNPWCVCLNRSAEVGKHLAQVLRSRQQGQRPVSLIGFSLGARVIYYCLQELASDKGSEGVVEDVVLLGAPVDGSEKSWERMVRVVAGKIVNGYCRGDWLLGFLYRSSAAQLSVAGLQPINIQDRRIINVDLSSVVKGHLDYMRQMDTILVAVGVPTKEVPGASFLLPQSVKATEKTVDNPDQARKKQQVSMKQNPAEKDEICSQDSRDWREAAETEDMGDGWDIPDITDLLDSLNETETNNHVSTLNKVSTNNEEETTDNTTSSDFTAQNNSLEEAELDDEHISWSWDNAHWTTERSPK; this is translated from the exons atggaggaaaaacaaagcCACGGCGACGCCGACCTCTCCCCAG ACCCTGGAGGGGCAGGAACAGAAGATCATGGACCAGAGAAAATGATCAGCCGGCAGCTGACTGAACAGAGCCGGTTTGCTTTTGCTGCTTTGTGCGGTGTCTCCTTAGGCCAGTTGTTTGTTGGATCTGAAAACAG TGTGTTTAAGGAGCAGTACTTGCAGGGCTTGGTCCAGTGGCTGGATCTGGATGAGTCAGTGATGCCAGTTATGGGGGCTTTCTTGTCAGGTCTGGGCTTTGAGGGTATCGATACCTTTCTGTCCATCCTACAGGCTGATCCACTGGTGGCTGCAGGAGCCACACCAATCATACAG GATCTGGTGTCTTTGTCTGTCAAAGACG GTCAATATGATGCCAGAGCGAGAGTCCTGATCCGTCATGTTGGCTGTTTGCTACGAGTGTCCCTGCAGCAGCTGGAGGAGTTTGAGGAGACGCTTGGAGAGAGGCTGAGGGAAGCAGGAGTGGAGAGCGA agagGAGTCCTCTCGGCGGCGGAAGAGAGAAAGAGGACGAAAGTTAAGACGTTACCTCCTCATTGGGTTGGCCACTGTCGGAGGAGGGACTGTGATTG GTGTGACAGGTGGACTAGCAGCTCCTTTGGTGGCAGCCGGAGCTGGCGCTGTGCTGGGGGCTGGAGGGGCTGCTGCTTTGGGCTCAGCCGCTGGCATTGCAATAATGGCCTCTCTGTTTGGGGCTGCTGGAGCTGGACTGACTG GATATAAGATGAATAAGTGCGTTGGGGCCATAGAAGAGTTTGAATTTCGACCAATGAGCTCTGGGAAACACCTACACCTGACCGTTGCAGTGACAGGCTGGCTCTGTAGTGGTAAATACA GTTCGTTCCAGGCCCCGTGGTGTAGCTTGGGAGAGTGTGGAGAACAGTACTGTTTGGTATGGGAGTCGCGTTTCCTCAGGGACCTGGGCTCCACCATGACCTCTCTGTTGGATGGGCTGGTCAGCGTGGTGGCCCAGGAAGCCCTTAAGTACACAGTGCTCTCAG GTATTGTGACGGCCCTGACGTGGCCTGCATCTCTGTTAGCAGCAGCCAGCGTCATCGACAATCCCTGGTGTGTTTGTCTGAACCGCTCGGCTGAGGTGGGCAAACACCTGGCTCAGGTTTTGAGAAGCAGGCAGCAG GGGCAGCGACCTGTCAGCCTCATAGGTTTCAGTCTTGGAGCCCGAGTCATCTACTACTGTCTGCAGGAGCTTGCCAGTGATAAAG GTAGTGAAGGAGTGGTAGAGGATGTGGTCCTTCTCGGGGCTCCTGTAGACGGCTCTGAGAAGTCCTGGGAGAGAATGGTGAGGGTGGTGGCAGGAAAAATAGTGAATGGGTACTGCAG AGGTGACTGGCTCCTGGGTTTCCTGTACCGAAGCTCAGCTGCACAGCTGTCTGTTGCTGGGCTGCAGCCAATCAACATCCAGGATCGGCGGATAATTAATGTGGATCTCTCATCTGTG GTGAAAGGCCACTTGGACTACATGCGTCAGATGGACACCATCTTGGTGGCAGTCGGAGTTCCCACCAAAGAAGTGCCAGGGGCTTCATTTCTTCTTCCTCAGTCTGTAAAAGCCACTGAGAAGACCGTGGATAATCCGGACCAAGCACGCAAGAAGCAGCAAGTGAGCATGAAACAAAATCCTGCTGAAAAAGATGAAATATGTTCACAAGACAGCAGAGATTGGAGGGAGGCGGCAGAGACAGAAGATATGGGTGATGGCTGGGATATTCCTGACATTACAGATCTGCTAGACTCACTGAAtgagacagaaacaaacaatCACGTCTCAACTCTGAACAAGGTATCAACTAATAATGAGGAGGAGACCACTGATAACACCACATCCTCTGATTTCACTGCACAGAACAACAGTCTAGAGGAGGCTGAGCTGGATGATGAGCACATATCATGGAGCTGGGACAATGCACACTGGACTACAGAGCGCTCACCAAAATAA